Below is a window of Pseudomonas monteilii DNA.
GGATCGACGGTACGCTGGAAACGGCAGACCGCTACGTGCTGGCCCTGGGCAGCTACTCGCCGCAACTGCTCAAGCCCCTGGGTATCCGGGCGCCGGTCTATCCGCTCAAAGGCTACTCGCTGACCGTGCCGATCACCGACCCGGCCATGGCTCCGTCGTCGACCATTCTCGATGAAACCTACAAGGTGGCCGTCACGCGCTTCGACGACCGCATCCGTGTCGGCGGCATGGCCGAGATCGCCGGCTTCGACCTCTCGCTGAACCCGCGTCGGCGCGAGACGCTGGAGATGATCGTCAACGACCTTTATCCTCTCGGCGGTGACCTGCAGCAGGCCAGCTTCTGGACCGGGTTGCGCCCGGCGACCCCCGATGGCACGCCCATCGTCGGCGCCACGCCCATCCGCAACCTGTTCCTCAACACCGGGCACGGTACGCTGGGCTGGACCATGGCCTGCGGTTCCGGTCGCCTGCTGGCCGACCTGATCGCACACAAGACGCCGCAGATCAGCGCGGCCGGTCTGGACCTGTCGCGCTACGGTGCAGGGGGTGCGCATGCCCGGTCGGGCAGCGCCACTCCTGCGCATACGTAACACGCCTCCGGTCGCCAACCGTTGTCGTCGGTGCAGGGTCGACCTGCGCCGACTCGAACCTCCAACCGCTTTACCAGAAGGCTGTCTTCATGCGTCCCGCCCGTGCCCTGATCGATCTTCAAGCCCTGCGTCACAACTACCGGGTGGCCCGTGAGCTGGCCGGTGCCAAGGCGCTGGCCGTGGTCAAGGCCGATGCCTACGGGCATGGTGCGGTGCGCTGTGCGCTGGCCCTGGAAGCCGACGCGGACGGCTTCGCCGTGGCCTGCATCGAAGAGGCGCTGGAACTGCGTGCCGCTGGCATCAAGGCGCCCATCCTGCTGCTCGAAGGGTTCTTCGAGGCCAGCGAGTTGCCGCTGATCGCCGAGCACGGCCTGTGGTGTGTGGTGCATGCGACCTGGCAGGTCGAGGCCTTGGAGCGCGCACGCTTGCACACGCCCCTGAACGTCTGGCTCAAGCTCGACACCGGCATGCACCGGGTCGGCCTGCACCCCAAGGATTACCTGACGGCCTACGAGCGCCTGCTGGCCAGCGGTCAGGTCGCGCGCATCGTGCTGATGAGCCATTTCGCCAGGGCGGACGAGCCGGGCGTCTCCACCACGGGTGAGCAACTGGCCGTGTTCGATCAGGCGCGTCAGGGATTGCAGGCCGAGACCAGCCTGAGCAACTCGCCGGCCTTGATCGGCTGGCCGTCGGTACGAAGCGACTGGGCACGTCCCGGCATCATGCTGTACGGCGCTACGCCGTTCGAGGCCGAACAGTCCCAGGTCGAGCGTCTGCAGCCGGTGATGACGCTGCAATCGCGGGTGATCAGCGTGCGCGAACTGCCGGCCGGCGAGCCGGTGGGGTACGGCGCGCGGTTCATCTGCGCGCGGCCGACGCGCGTGGGCGTGGTCGCCATGGGCTATGCCGACGGCTATCCACGGCATGCCCCGACTGGCACGCCCGTGCAGGTGGCCGGGCAGCCGAGCCGCCTGGTCGGCCGCGTCTCGATGGACATGCTTTGCATCGACCTGACCGACGTGCCCCAGGCCGATGTCGGCAGTCCGGTCGAGCTGTGGGGCAAGCAGGTGCTGGCCAGCACCGTGGCGGCCCATGCCGAGACCATTCCCTATCAGCTGTTCTGCAACCTCAAGCGCGTCCCGCGCGAGTACCACGGCGACTGAACCGACGCGGGTCCAGGTCAGTGGCAGGGGTTGGGGTGTTGTAAATACTGAACGCTGTTACCATGATAGCGATCACTGCCCCTCGACCCTTGTCCGCTCGCCTTAAGGAGACTCACGCTTTGGACGTCGGCCAACGACTGCAAGCCATTCGCACGCTCAAGGGCCTGTCCCAACGGGAGCTGGCCAAGCGCGCCGGGGTGACCAACAGCACCATCTCGATGATCGAGAAGAACAGCGTCAGCCCCTCCATCAGCTCGCTGCGCAAGGTGCTGGGCGGCATTCCGATGTCCATGGTCGAGTTCTTCTCCGTGGAACTGGAGCCGGAAACCCCGTCGCAGATCGTGTACAAGGCCCATGAACTGCTCGACATCTCCGATGGCGCGGTGACCATGAAGCTGGTCGGCAAGGCGCATTCCAGTCGGGCGATCGCCTTTCTCAACGAGGTCTATCCACCCGGAGCCGATACCGGGGACGAGATGCTCACCCATGAGGGCGAAGAGACCGGCATCCTGCTCGAAGGGCGGCTGGAACTGGTGGTGGGCTACGAGACCTTCGTGCTCGAGGCCGGCGACAGCTACTACTTCGAAAGCACCCGGCCGCACCGTTTTCGCAACCCGTTCGACGAGCCTGCCCGGCTGATCAGCGCTGCCACGCCGGCCAACTTCTGAAGACCTTGACGGCGGGACGCCAGGCTCACCGGCCAGCGACCCGCAGGCGCTCACCCGATCCGACCCTCATGACCCCGAGGCGACCTGTGAACCTGATCCACCGTTTGGCAACGTTATCGCTGCTCTACACCCTGGGCCTGGCCAGTGCCGTACACGCGACACCCGACGACGACATGGCCCGGCGCCTGGCCCCGGTCGGCCAGGTCTGCGTTCAGGGTCAGCCCTGCGACGAGCCGCCGGCCACTCGCCCGGCCGTCACGGGACGCGACCCTGCCGAAATCGTCACCCGGCATTGTCAGACCTGCCATGGCATGGGCCTGCTCAACGCACCCAAACCCGGCGACACGTCGGCCTGGCAAGCGCTCGCCGACCGCAATGGCGGCCTGGACGGCCTGCTGGCCCGGGCGATCAGCGGGGTCAACGCGATGCCGGCGCGGGGCACGTGCGGCAACTGCACCGACGACGAATTGCTCAGCGCCATCAAGCAGATGTCCGGCCTCTGAGCAGGCGGTAGACCCGGCGGGGAGCAAACGCGTGCGGGCATCGGTCCAACGGCTGCATGCAAGGACGTCCGGGAGGCCAAGATGCCGCATCGCTGCTCCATCGAACAGGCTGTCGACCAGGTGCTGGCGCGTCTGCCCGCACACATCCACATGGGCCTGCCCCTGGGCCTGGGCAAGCCCACGGCCTTCGTCAATGCGCTGTACCGACGGATTCGCCAGACCCCGGGACGTCAGCTGACGATCTATACCGCATTGACACTCGGCAGGCCTGCGTTGGGCGATGGCCTGCAGCGGCGCTTTCTGGAACCGTTCGTCGAGCGCGTCTTCGCCGATTGCGAGGAGCTCGACTACCTGGCCGACCTGCGCGGCGACAGCCTGCCCGGCAACATCCGGGTCGAGCAATTCTTCATGCAGCCCGGCAGCCTGCTGGGCAGCCACACGGCGCAACAGGCCTACGTCAGCAGCAACTACAGCCATGCGGCGCGCGATATCAATGCCAAGGGCCTGAACCTGGTGGCGCAGCTGGTGGCTACCACGCCCGAGCGCCCCGGGCACGTGAGCCTGGCCTGCAACCCGGACATCACGCTCGACCTGCTGCCGATGCTCGACAAGCGCCGCGCCAGGGGCGAGACCGTGTTGGTGCTCGGGCAGCCCCATGACGAGCTGCCGTACATGCCTGGCACGGCCGAACTGCCTGAAACGACCTTCGACCTGCTCATCGATCAACCCGAGACGCGTCGCCTGTTCTCCACGCCGAACATGCCGGTGTCGACGCAGGATCATTTCATCGGGTTGTACAGCAGCCTGCTGGTGCGCGACGGCGGCACCCTGCAGATCGGCATCGGCGCCATGGGCGATTCGGTGACGGCCGCCTTGCTGGCGCGCCAGGGGGACAACGACGGCTACCGCGCCCTGGCCGAAGAGCTGCAGCTCACACCCTGGCAGACGTTGATCGAGCGGGAAGGGGGGCTGGCGCCCTTCGCCAAAGGGTTGTACGGCTGCAGCGAAATGTTCGTCAACGGTCTGCTGGCCCTGGCTGAAGCCGGCGTGGTGCGACGGCCGGCGGACGAGCACGGCGTGCTGGTGCATGGTGGGTTTTTCCTGGGGCCGGGCAGTTTCTACCAGCGGCTACGGGAAATGCCCCTGGCGCAGCGCGCCCGTTTCGCCATGACCGCGATCAGCTTCATCAACGAGCTGTATGGCGACGAAGCGCTCAAGCGGCGCCAGCGCCGTGATGCACGGTTCATCAACACGGTGTTCGGCATGACCTTGATGGGCGCGGCGGTGGCCGACCAACTGGAAGACGGTCGTGTGCTGAGCGGCGTGGGCGGGCAGTACAACTTCGTCGCCCAGGCCCATGCCCTGGAGGATGCGCGCTCGCTGCTGCTGGTGCGCAGCTGGCGCGAGTCCGCGGGCGAAGTCACCTCGAACCTGACCTGGACGTACGGGCACTGCACGATTCCTCGGCATCTGCGTGACCTCGTGGTGACCGAGTACGGCATCGCCGACCTGCGTGGGCAGACCGACAGCGAGGTAATCGCCCGGCTGCTGGCGATCAGCGACTCGCGGTTCCAGCCAGAGCTGATGGCCAAGGCCAAGGCGGCCGGCAAGCTGCCGGCGGATTTCCAGCTCGATCCGCGGTTCACCGACAACACGCCCGAACGGCTCGAGGCGATTCGCCAGCGGCATGGACGGTTGTTTCCGGAGTATCCCCTGGGCTGCGATTTCAGCGACGAAGAGCGGGCGCTGCTGCGTGCCCTGGACTGGCTCAAGCGCAAGTTCAGGCTGAGCGAAATGCTGGACCTGGGCAAGGCGGCCCTGGATGCGCCGGCGCCCGAGACCTTCCCCGCGCACCTCGAACGTATGGGGCTCGAGCAGCCGCAAGGGTTCAAGGAGGAGCTGTATCAGCGGTTGTTGCTGGCGGGGTTGCAGGCGACGCAGGGGTAAGGGGGCAGTGTCTGAGGCGGGCTGTGAGCGGTGTGCATCATGCCGATCAGGCGGCGCTTCCTGACGGGCCCTGCGGGCCCGATCGCGGCCGGTCCGGCGCCCCGGCAGGTGCCGCTCCTACACCCGTAGTTACACCGCGGCGATGCAGGTCATCGCGGTCCCTGTGGGAGATTCTATGGTTTCTGCCAAGTGCTGATGTGAACCCTGGCGGGCCCAATCGCGACACAGGGGTCGCTCCTACACCCGTAGTCGCACCACGGTGTTGCAGGTCATCGCGGTCCCTGTGGG
It encodes the following:
- the alr gene encoding alanine racemase (converts L-alanine to D-alanine which is used in cell wall biosynthesis; binds one pyridoxal phosphate per monomer; forms a homodimer) — its product is MRPARALIDLQALRHNYRVARELAGAKALAVVKADAYGHGAVRCALALEADADGFAVACIEEALELRAAGIKAPILLLEGFFEASELPLIAEHGLWCVVHATWQVEALERARLHTPLNVWLKLDTGMHRVGLHPKDYLTAYERLLASGQVARIVLMSHFARADEPGVSTTGEQLAVFDQARQGLQAETSLSNSPALIGWPSVRSDWARPGIMLYGATPFEAEQSQVERLQPVMTLQSRVISVRELPAGEPVGYGARFICARPTRVGVVAMGYADGYPRHAPTGTPVQVAGQPSRLVGRVSMDMLCIDLTDVPQADVGSPVELWGKQVLASTVAAHAETIPYQLFCNLKRVPREYHGD
- a CDS encoding XRE family transcriptional regulator, giving the protein MDVGQRLQAIRTLKGLSQRELAKRAGVTNSTISMIEKNSVSPSISSLRKVLGGIPMSMVEFFSVELEPETPSQIVYKAHELLDISDGAVTMKLVGKAHSSRAIAFLNEVYPPGADTGDEMLTHEGEETGILLEGRLELVVGYETFVLEAGDSYYFESTRPHRFRNPFDEPARLISAATPANF
- a CDS encoding cytochrome C — translated: MNLIHRLATLSLLYTLGLASAVHATPDDDMARRLAPVGQVCVQGQPCDEPPATRPAVTGRDPAEIVTRHCQTCHGMGLLNAPKPGDTSAWQALADRNGGLDGLLARAISGVNAMPARGTCGNCTDDELLSAIKQMSGL
- a CDS encoding acetyl-CoA hydrolase, coding for MPHRCSIEQAVDQVLARLPAHIHMGLPLGLGKPTAFVNALYRRIRQTPGRQLTIYTALTLGRPALGDGLQRRFLEPFVERVFADCEELDYLADLRGDSLPGNIRVEQFFMQPGSLLGSHTAQQAYVSSNYSHAARDINAKGLNLVAQLVATTPERPGHVSLACNPDITLDLLPMLDKRRARGETVLVLGQPHDELPYMPGTAELPETTFDLLIDQPETRRLFSTPNMPVSTQDHFIGLYSSLLVRDGGTLQIGIGAMGDSVTAALLARQGDNDGYRALAEELQLTPWQTLIEREGGLAPFAKGLYGCSEMFVNGLLALAEAGVVRRPADEHGVLVHGGFFLGPGSFYQRLREMPLAQRARFAMTAISFINELYGDEALKRRQRRDARFINTVFGMTLMGAAVADQLEDGRVLSGVGGQYNFVAQAHALEDARSLLLVRSWRESAGEVTSNLTWTYGHCTIPRHLRDLVVTEYGIADLRGQTDSEVIARLLAISDSRFQPELMAKAKAAGKLPADFQLDPRFTDNTPERLEAIRQRHGRLFPEYPLGCDFSDEERALLRALDWLKRKFRLSEMLDLGKAALDAPAPETFPAHLERMGLEQPQGFKEELYQRLLLAGLQATQG